A window of the Harmonia axyridis chromosome 5, icHarAxyr1.1, whole genome shotgun sequence genome harbors these coding sequences:
- the LOC123679833 gene encoding ubiquitin-protein ligase E3B gives MFHKTPHEKGNFLEQTKAARKERALEKQKETASIIIQSYTRGWITRIKVTRNILNDFDDAFQNISMDTTNPIHISLAPSFQMYRQITRLLFIWNKERDKDRFVKICRYLVRSLECESPKISYVGIALNKDHVMDWIEHMNNILWKCCMYLKDLKLELPVDNQEAVLFIHVLVSFTSTKTWRMLYHKNMGMFLNGMNQLCSNLMGKLVQKGFFTIIRDVLISGLGEIKVTLRNVSFMAIITLTLRPLKAAEFSDNLMIMFLIHILSVPALISHLRELAPECISRLLTDAIFNKGIKLLSDETSMKSVLNSLEGNSALYLLANLLELAHIEKQIEISNFVNVVTGLLEGCQNHVFNNQSKASVTKWHPVLGWSSEPMDPSLYSSIPLVKSQLHILWGSEITQLIFGNYLTELVKDTEPPQPPSPAKSSHFSGSFLKKVFENKSTRTNVQRNYRQTWGPEVRRVELTCSMYHTALRTLTELHLDILTGLCYQNSLLHNLWLFLYSLGPNCGMKTFLNILAENTKYSDPEFQMLQLFCDCMTHYVTLLDDMEMYEQQHPFKLSDFIILSNVLNIFLYKIIVGNLIDIKTIQSNKLFQSLHILLMLLYRRDSRRSYTPPGHWLIKEIKVPSFLADLDKGRRVPQLLLQTMPHIIPHEDRVRLFRKYIANEKTVLGLTESACACPQPTIITVHRNRIVEDGHRQLAPLPPQSLKGVIRVRFINEQGLDEAGVDQDGVFKEFLEETIKKVIDPSLNLFKTTSEERLYPCPTSYLQDNHLGLFEFVGRMLGKAVYEGIVIDVPFASFFLSHVLGQTSQANYSYIDELPSLDEELYRSLSYIKHYEGDVSDLDLTFSLDEDNMGKIETHELIPGGKAISVTNENKITYIHLMAHFRMRVQIKHQTAAFIKGFKSIINPDWLTHFSTPELQRLISGDNVPLDLKDLRRHTQYYGGFHDSHRVVGWLWDILDKDFTEEEKAMFLKFVTSCSKPPLLGFAYLEPPFSIRCVEVGDDEDTGDTIGSVIRGFFTIRKKDPQNRLPTSSTCFNLLKLPNYQKKSTLREKLRYAVTCRTGFELS, from the exons atgttccaCAAGACACCACATGAAAAAGGGAATTTTTTGGAACAAACTAAAGCTGCCAGAAAAGAAAGAGCTTTGGAAAAGCAGAAGGAAACGGCCTCTATAATAATACAATCATATACAAGAGGCTGGATTACAAGAATTAAAGTTACTAGAAATATTCT AAATGATTTTGATGATGCCTTCCAAAATATATCAATGGATACCACTAATCCCATTCACATTTCACTTGCCCCCTCTTTTCAAATGTACAGACAAATTACTAGACTTCTCTTCATTTGGAATAAAGAAAGAGATAAAGATAGGTTTGTTAAAATATGCCGTTACTTAGTACGCAGCTTAGAGTGTGAAAGTCCCAAAATTAGCTATGTAGGAATAGCCCTCAACAAAGATCATGTGATGGATTGGATTGAacatatgaataatattttgtGGAAGTGTTGTATGTACTTGAAGGATCTCAAATTGGAATTACCTGTAGATAATCAAGAGGCAGTTTTATTTATACATGTACTTGTTTCTTTTACAAGCACTAAAACATGGCGTATGTTGTATCATAAAAATATGGGAATGTTCTTAAATGGTATGAATCAATTATGTTCAAATCTCATGGGCAAATTggttcaaaaaggttttttcacaataattaga GATGTTTTGATTTCTGGGTTAGGAGAAATCAAAGTTACTCTGAGGAATGTATCATTTATGGCTATCATAACTCTGACATTGAGACCTTTAAAAGCTGCAGAATTCTCCGATAATCTCATGATTATGTTTTTGATTCATATTTTGTCTGTACCAGCTTTAATTTCACATTTAAGAGAATTAGCTCCTGAATGCATAAGCCGATTGTTGACTGATGCAATATTTAATAAGGGTATAAAACTACTTTCAGATGAGACATCTATGAAGAGTGTACTCAATTCATTAGAAGGGAATAGTGCATTATATCTATTGGCTAATTTATTAGAATTAGCTCACATTGagaaacaaattgaaatatcaaattttgtg AATGTTGTAACTGGACTGTTAGAAGGTTGTCAAAATCATGTTTTCAATAATCAATCTAAAGCCAGTGTTACCAAATGGCATCCTGTTCTGGGTTGGTCTTCAGAACCAATGGATCCTTCCTTGTATTCAAGCATCCCTCTGGTTAAATCTCAGCTGCATATTTTATGGGGCTCTGAAATCACACAACTCATATTTGGCAACTATCTGACTGAATTAGTGAAAGATACAGAACCACCACAACCTCCAAGTCCAGCTAAGAGTAGCCATTTTAGTGGATCATTCTTGAAGAAAGTATTTGAGAATAAGAGCACCAGAACAAATGTCCAGAGAAATTACCGCCAAACCTGGGGCCCAGAAGTCAGGAGAGTAGAATTAACATGTTCCATGTATCATACAGCTTTGAGAACATTGACTGAGCTACATTTAGATATATTAACTGGGTTGTGTtatcaaaattcattattaCACAATTTGTGGTTGTTCTTATACTCCTTAGGACCCAATTGTGGGATGAAGACGTTTTTGAATATTCTTGCTGAGAATACTAAATATTCTGATCCCGAATTCCAAATGCTTCAACTTTTTTGTGATTGTATGACTCATTATGTAAC gctTTTAGATGATATGGAAATGTATGAACAACAACACCCATTCAAATTGAgtgatttcatcattttatcaaatgttttaaatatatttttatacaaAATAATAGTAGGAAACTTGATAG acatTAAAACAATACAGAGTAACAAACTATTTCAGTCCTTGCACATTCTCCTTATGCTCTTATATCGAAGAGACTCTAGAAGGAGCTATACACCACCTGGACATTGGTTGATCAAAGAAATCAAAGTGCCTTCTTTCTTAGCAGATCTGGATAAGGGTAGAAGAGTACCACAACTGCTTCTACAGACCATGCCACATATCATTCCTCACGAAGATAGAGTTAGATTGTTTAGGAAATATATCGCAAATGAGAAGACTGTATTGGGGCTCACCGAGTCAGCTTGTGCGTGTCCCCAGCCCACTATAATCACAGTACATAG AAACCGAATTGTAGAAGATGGCCATAGACAGTTAGCTCCACTTCCACCACAATCCTTGAAGGGTGTAATAAGGGTAAGATTTATCAATGAACAGGGACTGGATGAAGCTGGCGTCGATCAGGATGGAGTGTTCAAAGAATTTCTTGAAGAAACAATAAAGAAGGTCATCGATCCTTCCTTGAACTTATTCAAAACCACCAGTGAAGAGCGACTTTATCCTTGCCCAACATCTTATTTACAAGACAACCACTTGGGGCTATTTGAATTTGTAGGAAGAATGCTTGGAAAAGCTGTATATGAAG gaaTTGTGATCGATGTACCatttgcttctttttttttatctcatgTATTGGGACAAACATCGCAAGCCAACTACAGTTACATAGATGAACTTCCATCCCTAGACGAAGAATTATATCGTTCTTTGAGTTATATCAAACACTACGAGGGAGATGTATCCGATTTAGATCTCACATTCAGTTTGGATGAGGATAATATGGGGAAAATAGAAACCCATGAATTGATACCAGGAGGGAAAGCAATTTCAGTAACAAATGAAAATAA AATCACCTACATCCACTTGATGGCCCATTTTCGAATGAGAGTTCAGATCAAACACCAAACTGCGGCTTTCATAAAGGGATTTAAGTCAATAATAAACCCTGATTGGCTAACCCATTTCTCAACACCAGAG TTACAAAGGCTGATATCAGGTGATAATGTACCACTTGATTTAAAAGACTTAAGAAGGCACACCCAGTATTATGGAGGTTTTCACGATTCCCATAGGGTTGTTGGATGGCTTTGGGATATCTTGGATAAGGATTTCACAGAAGAAGAGAAAGCAATGTTCCTCAAA TTTGTTACCAGTTGTTCAAAACCACCTCTTCTGGGATTCGCATATTTAGAGCCACCATTTTCGATACGATGTGTTGAAGTAGGAGATGATGAGGATACTGGAGATACAATTG GGAGTGTGATCAGAGGCTTTTTCACAATACGAAAGAAGGATCCACAGAATAGACTGCCAACATCATCAACGTGTTTCAATCTTCTCAAACTGCCTAACTATCAGAAGAAAAGTACATTACGCGAAAAATTAAGGTATGCAGTTACTTGCAGGACTGGTTTTGAGTTATCGTGA
- the LOC123679834 gene encoding tRNA (guanine-N(7)-)-methyltransferase isoform X1, giving the protein MSESKEILPLPQKRHYRQRAHSNPIADHCFDYPKHPDLMDWSTYYPEIIKDNSNTKQVEFADIGCGYGGLLVTLSPMFPESLMIGMEIRVKVSDYVIDRIKALRSQYPGQYQNIACLRTNAMKYLPNFFRKGQLKKIFFLYPDPHFKKAKHKWRIINQCLLAEYAYVLGVNGVVYTITDVKELHEWMVAHFSEHPLFERINEEEAVADPIVEKLYASSEEGQKVTRNNGDKFLAIFRRLEDPYDSN; this is encoded by the exons ATGAGTGAATCAAAGGAAATACTACCTTTACCGCAAAAGAGGCATTATCGTCAAAGAGCTCACTCGAATCCTATAGCAGATCACTGCTTTGATTA CCCTAAACATCCAGATTTGATGGATTGGTCTACATATTACCCAGAAATCATAAAAGACAATTCTAACACTAAACAAGTTGAGTTTGCTGATATAGGATGTGGATATGGAGGATTATTGGTTACTCTATCACCAATGTTTCCTGAAAGTTTAATGATTGGAATGGAAATTCGAGTTAAAGTGTCGGATTATGTTATTGATCGTATTAAAGCTCTGAGATCGCAATATCCAGGACAATATCAAAATATCGCATGCTTACGAACAAATGCCATGAAATATTTacctaattttttcagaaagggacag ttgaagaaaattttcttccTCTATCCTGATCCCCATTTTAAAAAGGCAAAACACAAATGGAGAATCATTAATCAGTGTTTACTTGCTGAATATGCATATGTATTAGGTGTAAATGGAGTAGTGTATACAATAACGGATGTGAAAGAACTACATGAATGGATGGTTGCACATTTTTCTGAGCATCCTTTATTTGAAAGGATAAATGAAGAAGAAGCG GTTGCTGAcccaattgttgaaaaattatatGCTTCTTCAGAAGAAGGTCAAAAAGTCACAAGAAATAATGGTGATAAATTTCTTGCTATTTTTAGAAGATTAGAGGATCCTTATGACAGTaactaa
- the LOC123679834 gene encoding tRNA (guanine-N(7)-)-methyltransferase isoform X2 — MDWSTYYPEIIKDNSNTKQVEFADIGCGYGGLLVTLSPMFPESLMIGMEIRVKVSDYVIDRIKALRSQYPGQYQNIACLRTNAMKYLPNFFRKGQLKKIFFLYPDPHFKKAKHKWRIINQCLLAEYAYVLGVNGVVYTITDVKELHEWMVAHFSEHPLFERINEEEAVADPIVEKLYASSEEGQKVTRNNGDKFLAIFRRLEDPYDSN, encoded by the exons ATGGATTGGTCTACATATTACCCAGAAATCATAAAAGACAATTCTAACACTAAACAAGTTGAGTTTGCTGATATAGGATGTGGATATGGAGGATTATTGGTTACTCTATCACCAATGTTTCCTGAAAGTTTAATGATTGGAATGGAAATTCGAGTTAAAGTGTCGGATTATGTTATTGATCGTATTAAAGCTCTGAGATCGCAATATCCAGGACAATATCAAAATATCGCATGCTTACGAACAAATGCCATGAAATATTTacctaattttttcagaaagggacag ttgaagaaaattttcttccTCTATCCTGATCCCCATTTTAAAAAGGCAAAACACAAATGGAGAATCATTAATCAGTGTTTACTTGCTGAATATGCATATGTATTAGGTGTAAATGGAGTAGTGTATACAATAACGGATGTGAAAGAACTACATGAATGGATGGTTGCACATTTTTCTGAGCATCCTTTATTTGAAAGGATAAATGAAGAAGAAGCG GTTGCTGAcccaattgttgaaaaattatatGCTTCTTCAGAAGAAGGTCAAAAAGTCACAAGAAATAATGGTGATAAATTTCTTGCTATTTTTAGAAGATTAGAGGATCCTTATGACAGTaactaa